One window of the Leptospira broomii serovar Hurstbridge str. 5399 genome contains the following:
- a CDS encoding aminotransferase class V-fold PLP-dependent enzyme: protein MKTNATPDWVKIQALYPVNREMIWLNNCGTTPCNTETIRWVNEYLQGYASHGGLTEVRRYVTVKRVIRKILAELLGCDQGELSLIHNTNEGMNFISLGVQLQPGDQILLLENEYPSNIYPWEHWREKGVELAFVPMSETPEGFLENLKDSLTPETRLVSLSAVHWCTGMPFPLEEIGTLLAEKGIEFALDGAQGVGLLPIRPREMKISYMAFPAWKWLLGPLGLGVMYVAKEKLESLQFPFKGTGSVVNDEVYLPYREELKGTDRYEISTVNFIDWVYFQSTLEMLNEIGFHSSMARIYELADYLSDRLREAGWKLCSDHFPDFKTGIVVAEKPGISMEDTVNHLKKNGVMCALRLGKVRFSPHIYIAKEQLDRVVDLLAR from the coding sequence ATGAAAACAAACGCCACTCCGGATTGGGTAAAGATCCAAGCCTTATATCCAGTAAATCGGGAAATGATCTGGTTAAATAATTGCGGTACTACTCCTTGTAATACTGAAACGATCCGTTGGGTCAACGAGTATCTTCAAGGATATGCGTCTCATGGCGGTCTCACGGAAGTAAGACGTTATGTAACCGTCAAAAGGGTGATTCGGAAAATTCTCGCCGAATTACTAGGTTGTGACCAGGGAGAACTCAGCTTAATTCATAATACGAACGAAGGGATGAATTTTATTTCCTTGGGTGTGCAGTTGCAGCCTGGGGACCAAATTTTACTTCTTGAGAATGAGTATCCTTCCAACATTTACCCTTGGGAACACTGGAGGGAAAAAGGGGTAGAACTCGCCTTTGTTCCGATGTCGGAAACTCCAGAAGGATTTTTAGAAAACTTAAAAGATTCGTTAACTCCGGAAACTAGATTGGTTAGTCTTTCCGCGGTTCACTGGTGTACAGGGATGCCTTTTCCTTTAGAAGAGATCGGAACTCTTCTGGCGGAAAAAGGAATCGAATTTGCATTAGATGGGGCACAAGGTGTCGGCTTGTTACCCATTCGCCCTAGAGAAATGAAAATTTCCTATATGGCTTTTCCGGCTTGGAAATGGCTTCTTGGACCTCTAGGTTTAGGAGTGATGTACGTAGCCAAAGAAAAATTGGAATCTCTCCAATTCCCGTTCAAAGGTACGGGGTCGGTTGTAAACGACGAAGTATATCTTCCGTATCGCGAAGAATTGAAAGGTACAGATCGGTATGAGATTTCAACCGTGAATTTTATTGACTGGGTCTATTTTCAGTCGACCTTGGAGATGCTGAATGAGATAGGCTTCCATTCTTCTATGGCTCGAATTTACGAACTCGCAGATTACTTATCGGACCGGTTACGGGAGGCCGGCTGGAAGCTTTGTTCGGATCATTTTCCGGATTTTAAAACTGGAATTGTCGTGGCCGAAAAGCCGGGCATATCCATGGAAGACACGGTCAATCATTTGAAAAAAAATGGTGTTATGTGCGCTTTGCGTCTAGGGAAGGTTCGATTTTCACCGCATATCTATATCGCGAAAGAGCAACTGGATCGCGTAGTCGATCTCTTGGCAAGGTGA
- a CDS encoding ferritin-like domain-containing protein, whose protein sequence is MSIKPLKETTFLEAIAAAIQHEKDYFEFYMDTYEKLPPGRTRELFERLAEEVDDHIRFITEIYEVAEGAELPNLKQLTAIHKFHQTTIQRLMNKVERTITGSGSKDAHEALELAIREAENSVAFYEKLTTKFADPNIRLLFSKLMEYSQNYQSLLEAELNALDQTHSGRGAYFWDEQAEEVAKAVDSPAKGAKSSKVAKPKKILPKKVAKKAVPIPKKASAKKKIVPAKKKIAAKKSAPKKKVAAKKKR, encoded by the coding sequence ATGAGTATCAAACCTCTTAAAGAAACAACTTTCCTCGAGGCCATTGCAGCGGCGATCCAACACGAGAAGGACTACTTCGAGTTCTATATGGATACGTACGAAAAACTTCCACCGGGTCGTACGCGGGAACTTTTCGAACGCCTTGCAGAGGAAGTGGATGATCATATCAGATTCATTACTGAAATTTACGAAGTAGCGGAAGGCGCCGAACTGCCTAATCTAAAACAACTTACGGCGATCCATAAATTTCACCAGACGACGATTCAGAGATTGATGAATAAAGTGGAACGGACGATCACCGGTTCCGGCTCCAAAGACGCACACGAAGCTTTAGAGCTAGCAATTAGAGAAGCGGAGAACTCAGTGGCATTTTATGAAAAGCTAACGACCAAGTTCGCCGATCCGAATATTAGGCTATTGTTTAGCAAACTTATGGAATATAGTCAGAATTATCAGTCCCTTTTGGAAGCGGAGCTCAATGCCCTGGATCAAACTCATTCGGGCAGAGGTGCGTATTTTTGGGACGAACAGGCCGAAGAAGTCGCGAAAGCGGTAGATAGTCCCGCAAAAGGCGCTAAAAGTTCTAAAGTTGCCAAACCCAAAAAAATCCTCCCTAAAAAAGTAGCTAAGAAAGCGGTCCCAATCCCGAAAAAAGCCTCCGCCAAAAAGAAAATCGTACCGGCAAAGAAAAAGATCGCCGCTAAGAAATCCGCACCGAAAAAGAAAGTGGCTGCCAAGAAAAAACGCTAG
- a CDS encoding lysoplasmalogenase, translated as MLYIVYPLLCLLHLVVVNVWPEVFLLRLGSKVLPILLLLWDFTRDRRWQTRATGIWIGFGLVFSFFGDAILTFPAEYFVFGLGSFLIAQLSYSWGFSRGNPVQIVRLIPFVIVGGGFYYWLLPGIPIAMSLPVLLYVAAICTMGWRASSRECEKSDLWLGISGAVIFIFSDMLIALSHFTSIRFPAHGSWIMGTYYLAQFLIFVSTEEES; from the coding sequence TTGCTTTATATTGTTTATCCTCTCCTATGCCTTTTGCATCTGGTTGTAGTCAATGTTTGGCCAGAGGTCTTCTTATTGAGGCTGGGATCGAAAGTTTTACCGATTCTGCTATTGCTTTGGGATTTCACTAGGGATAGACGTTGGCAGACTAGAGCGACCGGAATATGGATAGGTTTTGGTTTGGTATTTTCCTTCTTCGGGGATGCAATTTTAACTTTTCCGGCAGAATATTTCGTTTTCGGCTTAGGAAGTTTTTTGATCGCGCAGTTATCCTACTCTTGGGGCTTTTCTCGTGGAAATCCGGTGCAGATCGTCCGCCTAATACCCTTCGTTATTGTAGGTGGCGGCTTCTACTACTGGCTTCTTCCTGGAATTCCGATCGCTATGAGTTTGCCGGTCTTACTTTACGTTGCCGCGATTTGCACGATGGGTTGGAGAGCTTCATCTAGAGAATGTGAAAAATCGGATTTGTGGCTGGGAATTTCGGGCGCAGTCATTTTTATTTTTTCCGATATGCTGATTGCATTAAGTCATTTCACTTCGATCCGATTTCCGGCACACGGGAGTTGGATTATGGGAACGTACTACCTCGCTCAATTTTTAATTTTTGTTTCCACGGAAGAAGAATCTTGA
- a CDS encoding TerC family protein has protein sequence MLSFSQKDSTLFLIFSLGVGLLIYLDLFVLNRKARKLSLRESGYWTLFWVSLALGFASLIYIFHDDPIQPAIAKEKTLEFLAGYLLEYSLSVDNLFVFIMIFAKFRIQSHHQPMILKWGILGALIFRAAMIFSGAELVSRFEWILYLFGILLLYSAWKMYFHSEEEDFDPEEMKLLKYAKKILPMTSTFHPEKLMVREQGKIVFTSTFLILLVVEFSDILFAVDSIPAIFSITQDSFIIYTSNVFAILGLRSLFFLLGGVMELFVHLKKGVSLLLAFVGIKLLLPAISKPLLGEEIHVSIEISLFVIISTLIVSVLISLPHYLSTKKGT, from the coding sequence ATGCTTTCTTTTAGCCAAAAAGATTCTACACTTTTTCTCATTTTCAGCTTAGGGGTAGGCCTTTTAATTTATCTAGATTTATTTGTTCTAAATAGAAAAGCCCGCAAACTTTCCCTTAGAGAGTCCGGCTATTGGACTTTGTTCTGGGTTTCCCTGGCGTTAGGTTTCGCATCCCTCATATATATATTCCACGACGATCCGATCCAGCCAGCCATCGCGAAGGAAAAAACTCTAGAATTTTTGGCCGGTTACCTTTTAGAATATTCCCTCTCAGTCGATAATCTTTTCGTTTTTATTATGATCTTTGCGAAATTCAGAATCCAATCGCACCATCAACCTATGATTCTTAAATGGGGTATTTTAGGGGCCTTAATCTTTCGTGCCGCGATGATCTTTTCAGGAGCGGAGTTAGTCTCGCGATTCGAATGGATTCTATATCTTTTCGGAATTCTTCTTTTATACTCGGCATGGAAAATGTACTTTCATAGCGAGGAAGAAGATTTCGATCCGGAGGAAATGAAACTCCTAAAATACGCCAAAAAGATCCTGCCGATGACTTCTACATTTCATCCGGAAAAATTGATGGTGCGCGAGCAAGGGAAGATAGTCTTCACATCAACCTTTCTGATTCTTCTTGTAGTGGAGTTCAGCGATATACTGTTCGCGGTGGATTCGATTCCTGCGATATTTTCGATCACTCAAGATAGCTTCATTATTTATACCTCGAACGTCTTTGCAATATTGGGACTGCGATCCTTATTCTTTTTACTCGGCGGTGTAATGGAACTATTCGTTCATTTAAAAAAGGGCGTCTCTCTACTTTTAGCGTTTGTAGGAATCAAACTATTATTACCGGCGATTTCTAAGCCGTTACTCGGAGAGGAAATCCATGTCTCTATAGAGATTTCGTTATTCGTAATTATTAGTACGCTTATCGTGTCCGTGCTAATTTCCCTTCCCCATTATTTATCAACGAAAAAAGGAACCTGA
- a CDS encoding methylmalonyl-CoA mutase family protein, whose product MDTEKLFSEFPPVSTKEWTDQIIKDLKGGDFEKKLVWETQEGFKVQPFYRKENLQGLEWSVSNLPGTFPFARSTRKLTNEWNIRQDIDSIDLKLAKELALEAVANGVNSIGFVVQNSTTGRRGIPVEKREDLEFLLTELPLNDITVHFIAEERSPEIHGWLPKIKPLVGGLGYDPFRILARHGRSGGHGPETLKPILEEYAATWPNYRSLTVHSSTFRDSGSTIVQELAFTLALGSEYLYQLSQSGLKPETVNSQTILQFTVGPDYFLEIAKFRAARTLWAEIFKVYSSETGEASLPFIAAETAKYNYGVYDVYNNMLRATTEAMAAAIGGAEIITVLPFDHLIQPADSFSLRIARNVQLLMKHESYLDKVVDPSSGSYYLETLTQSMTEQAWKLFCEIEKEGGFLSSLQSGKIQARIGESRKKKEENYSTRKEIFLGTNQYPNLKDKITNKNLNKSVPTKPLETKPGESTCLAIPDFFAGDAIEEIRFLTENREQNTGKPIKVLLIPVGDLKMKKARAIFSLNFLGCGGFTVIDPGSYESSAEAKSAIAKERPEVIVFCSSDEEVLKWVGEILPELNPKPIPLVAGNPKEVVSELEKLGIQGFLHIKSDLLKTLTDLQKRLGIR is encoded by the coding sequence ATGGACACTGAAAAACTCTTTAGCGAATTCCCGCCGGTCTCAACGAAAGAATGGACGGATCAAATCATCAAAGATCTAAAGGGAGGCGATTTCGAGAAAAAGCTGGTTTGGGAAACTCAGGAAGGCTTTAAAGTTCAGCCCTTTTATAGAAAAGAAAATCTTCAAGGATTGGAATGGTCCGTTTCCAATCTTCCGGGCACCTTTCCTTTCGCTCGTTCTACACGAAAGCTCACAAACGAATGGAATATCCGTCAGGATATAGATTCTATCGATTTAAAACTCGCAAAAGAACTGGCTTTAGAAGCAGTCGCGAACGGAGTGAATTCAATCGGATTCGTGGTTCAGAATTCTACGACCGGGCGGAGGGGAATTCCGGTCGAAAAAAGGGAAGATTTAGAATTTCTTCTGACCGAACTCCCCCTGAATGATATCACGGTTCATTTTATTGCCGAAGAAAGATCTCCGGAAATACACGGATGGCTTCCTAAGATCAAACCGTTAGTCGGCGGATTAGGATACGATCCGTTCCGGATTTTAGCCCGCCACGGTCGCTCAGGCGGTCATGGCCCGGAGACTCTAAAACCTATTCTGGAAGAATATGCGGCAACTTGGCCGAATTATCGAAGTCTTACCGTTCACTCCTCCACTTTCAGAGATAGCGGATCTACGATCGTACAAGAACTCGCTTTTACATTGGCATTGGGATCAGAATATTTATATCAACTTTCCCAAAGCGGACTAAAACCGGAAACCGTTAACTCTCAAACCATACTGCAATTTACCGTTGGGCCCGACTACTTTTTAGAAATTGCAAAGTTTCGTGCCGCTAGAACTCTCTGGGCGGAAATTTTTAAGGTCTACTCTTCCGAAACTGGAGAGGCAAGTTTACCCTTTATCGCGGCGGAAACCGCAAAGTACAATTATGGGGTCTACGATGTTTATAATAATATGCTTAGGGCAACGACCGAAGCGATGGCCGCCGCAATCGGAGGGGCCGAAATTATCACCGTCCTACCCTTCGATCATCTGATTCAACCGGCGGATTCTTTTTCGCTCCGAATAGCGCGGAACGTTCAGTTATTGATGAAGCACGAATCCTATCTGGACAAAGTCGTCGATCCTTCGTCCGGCTCTTACTATCTCGAAACTCTGACTCAGTCCATGACCGAACAGGCTTGGAAATTGTTCTGCGAAATCGAAAAAGAAGGCGGCTTTCTCTCTTCTTTACAATCGGGAAAAATTCAAGCTCGCATCGGAGAATCCAGGAAGAAAAAGGAAGAAAATTATTCGACTAGAAAGGAAATCTTTCTCGGAACGAATCAATATCCGAATCTAAAAGATAAAATCACCAATAAGAATTTAAACAAATCCGTACCGACGAAACCTCTAGAAACAAAACCCGGGGAATCGACCTGCCTTGCAATACCTGATTTTTTTGCAGGCGATGCGATCGAAGAAATTCGATTCTTAACTGAAAACCGGGAACAAAATACGGGTAAACCGATAAAAGTTTTACTGATCCCGGTCGGGGATTTAAAGATGAAGAAGGCCAGAGCAATCTTCTCTTTGAACTTCTTAGGCTGCGGAGGCTTTACGGTCATCGATCCAGGCAGTTACGAGAGTTCCGCTGAAGCAAAGTCCGCCATCGCAAAAGAGCGACCTGAAGTGATTGTTTTCTGCTCTTCCGACGAGGAAGTTCTAAAATGGGTAGGAGAAATTCTTCCCGAACTGAATCCAAAACCGATCCCTCTCGTCGCCGGAAATCCGAAGGAAGTAGTTTCCGAATTGGAAAAGTTGGGAATCCAAGGCTTTTTACATATCAAATCCGATCTACTCAAAACCTTGACCGATCTTCAAAAAAGGCTGGGAATACGATGA
- the scpA gene encoding methylmalonyl-CoA mutase, with protein sequence MKRPTFESDLKHSSSKETYADWSKEALDELGLSNLESRIWHTPEKIPVKPVYTSDDAKSLEHLEYAAGIPPYLRGPYSTMYVQQPWTIRQYAGFSTAEESNAFYRRNLAAGQKGLSVAFDLATHRGYDSDHERVVGDVGKAGVAIDSVLDMKVLFDQIPLDQMSVSMTMNGAVIPTLAFYIVAAEEQGVKPELLSGTIQNDILKEFMVRNTYIYPPEPSMRIIADIFQYTTKYMPKFNSISISGYHMQEAGATADLELAYTLADGLEYLRTGIKAGMDLDSFAPRLSFFWAIGMNHFMEIAKMRAGRLLWAKIVKSFQPKNNKSLALRTHCQTSGWSLTEQDPFNNVARTCIEALAAALGHTQSLHTNALDEAIALPTDFSARIARNTQIYLQEETNIHRVVDPWGGSFYVESLTNDLAHRAWELIQEVEKLGGIAKAIETGIPKMRIEEAAARKQARIDSGRDVIVGINRYRPSKENPLEILDIDNTAVRESQIRKLNELKKNRDANAVQSALDAITKCAGGERGNLLDLAVDAARKRATLGEISFAMEKVFGRYKAITHSITGVYSEEIMDDPDFKKAKGLSEKFSKLEGRQPRIMVAKMGQDGHDRGAKVISTSFADMGFDVDIGPLFQTPAEAAKQAVENDVHVLGVSSLAAGHKTLVPQVIQELKRLGRDDILVIAGGVIPQQDYEFLYKAGVNGIFGPGTKISKAGVDILELLIKTAEGV encoded by the coding sequence ATGAAGCGACCTACATTCGAGTCTGATCTTAAACATTCTAGTTCAAAGGAAACGTATGCCGATTGGTCCAAGGAAGCCTTAGATGAATTAGGACTTTCTAATTTAGAATCTAGAATCTGGCATACCCCGGAGAAAATTCCGGTTAAACCCGTTTATACTTCTGACGATGCTAAATCGCTCGAGCATCTGGAGTATGCGGCGGGAATTCCACCTTATCTTAGAGGACCATATTCGACCATGTACGTCCAGCAACCTTGGACCATCCGACAATATGCAGGATTCTCGACGGCAGAAGAGTCAAATGCCTTCTATCGAAGGAACCTGGCAGCAGGACAGAAAGGTCTCTCGGTCGCCTTCGATTTGGCGACCCACAGAGGATATGACTCGGACCACGAACGCGTTGTTGGAGACGTGGGAAAAGCGGGCGTGGCTATCGATTCCGTTTTGGATATGAAGGTTCTTTTCGATCAAATACCGTTGGATCAAATGTCAGTATCCATGACGATGAACGGTGCGGTCATTCCGACTCTTGCCTTCTATATCGTAGCAGCCGAAGAACAAGGTGTGAAACCGGAGCTACTTTCCGGAACCATTCAAAACGATATTCTAAAAGAATTCATGGTACGGAATACTTATATTTATCCTCCAGAGCCGTCCATGAGAATTATCGCGGATATATTTCAATACACTACGAAGTATATGCCTAAATTCAATTCGATCTCGATCTCCGGTTATCATATGCAGGAAGCGGGAGCGACTGCCGACTTGGAATTGGCTTATACGTTAGCGGACGGACTCGAGTATCTTAGGACTGGAATCAAGGCCGGAATGGATTTGGATAGCTTTGCACCTCGGCTTTCGTTTTTTTGGGCGATCGGAATGAATCATTTTATGGAAATCGCGAAGATGCGAGCAGGGCGTTTGCTCTGGGCTAAAATCGTCAAAAGTTTCCAGCCTAAAAACAACAAGTCACTCGCATTAAGAACTCATTGCCAAACCTCCGGTTGGAGCTTAACCGAACAGGATCCGTTCAATAATGTGGCAAGAACTTGCATCGAAGCGTTGGCCGCCGCTTTAGGGCATACTCAATCCTTACACACGAATGCATTGGACGAAGCCATCGCTCTACCTACGGATTTCTCCGCAAGGATCGCAAGAAACACTCAGATATATCTGCAGGAAGAGACGAATATCCACAGAGTAGTGGATCCTTGGGGCGGGTCGTTCTATGTGGAATCTCTTACGAACGATTTAGCCCATCGCGCTTGGGAGCTGATTCAGGAAGTGGAAAAATTGGGTGGGATCGCAAAAGCCATCGAAACCGGTATTCCGAAAATGAGAATCGAAGAGGCCGCCGCTCGGAAACAAGCAAGAATCGACTCGGGAAGGGACGTAATCGTTGGAATCAATCGATATCGGCCAAGCAAAGAGAATCCGCTTGAAATATTAGATATCGATAATACTGCAGTTCGCGAATCCCAAATTCGTAAATTAAACGAACTTAAAAAGAATCGGGATGCTAATGCGGTTCAATCTGCCTTGGATGCTATTACCAAATGTGCCGGAGGGGAACGGGGGAATTTGTTGGATCTGGCAGTTGACGCGGCCAGAAAAAGGGCAACTCTCGGAGAAATTTCCTTTGCAATGGAAAAAGTCTTCGGCCGTTACAAAGCAATCACCCATTCCATAACCGGTGTCTATTCGGAGGAAATCATGGACGATCCGGATTTTAAGAAGGCCAAAGGGCTTTCGGAAAAATTCTCCAAATTGGAAGGACGTCAGCCCAGGATTATGGTCGCGAAGATGGGACAGGATGGACATGACCGGGGGGCAAAAGTAATCTCTACAAGTTTTGCCGATATGGGATTCGACGTGGATATAGGCCCTCTATTTCAAACTCCTGCCGAAGCAGCCAAGCAGGCTGTGGAAAACGACGTGCATGTTCTAGGTGTTTCCAGCCTTGCAGCAGGTCATAAAACACTGGTGCCTCAGGTCATCCAAGAACTGAAGCGCTTAGGAAGAGACGATATTCTCGTAATCGCCGGCGGCGTGATCCCGCAACAAGATTACGAATTTTTGTATAAGGCGGGAGTAAACGGTATCTTCGGACCTGGAACAAAAATCTCGAAGGCTGGAGTGGATATACTGGAACTTCTCATCAAAACCGCAGAAGGTGTTTAG
- the meaB gene encoding methylmalonyl Co-A mutase-associated GTPase MeaB, translating to MPESEKKKESLLRGGGHRKPLPEIGTFVKGILDGDRVLLSRAITLVESTLHSHQDLAEQIIERCLPHSGKSIRIGITGIPGVGKSTFIESFGNLLVQKGRKLAVLTVDPTSQLSKGSILGDKTRMETLSRKEEVFIRPTPSGDSLGGVARKTRETIFLCEAAGFDTILIETVGVGQSETAVHSMTDVFLLLLIAGAGDELQGIKRGIMEMADLIAITKADGENALRAERAKSETASAIHFLPPHESGAPTNVLTCSALTGQGISELWLEILKYIEIVRSNGYFDINRKDQARHWLYESVQSLLIEDFREKLESEFLLAEQKVTRGEESSLKAARNLLQLYRKGK from the coding sequence GTGCCTGAATCGGAGAAAAAAAAAGAAAGCCTTCTTAGAGGCGGCGGTCATCGAAAGCCCCTTCCGGAAATAGGTACGTTCGTAAAAGGAATCTTAGACGGAGATAGGGTTCTACTCAGCCGGGCAATCACTCTTGTAGAGAGCACTCTGCATTCCCACCAAGACTTGGCGGAACAAATCATCGAACGTTGCCTCCCCCATTCGGGAAAAAGCATCCGAATCGGAATTACTGGAATTCCAGGCGTCGGAAAAAGTACATTCATCGAATCCTTCGGGAATCTTCTTGTTCAGAAAGGGAGAAAGCTCGCAGTATTAACCGTTGATCCGACTTCACAACTTTCGAAGGGTTCCATCTTGGGAGATAAGACCAGAATGGAAACTCTCTCCAGAAAAGAAGAAGTGTTCATTCGCCCGACTCCTTCCGGAGATTCTCTTGGAGGTGTTGCCCGTAAAACGAGGGAAACAATTTTTCTGTGCGAGGCGGCAGGCTTCGACACTATCTTAATTGAAACGGTAGGAGTCGGCCAATCCGAAACAGCCGTTCATTCCATGACCGATGTATTTTTACTTTTACTCATTGCAGGTGCCGGAGACGAGTTGCAGGGAATCAAACGCGGCATTATGGAAATGGCGGATTTAATTGCGATTACCAAGGCCGACGGAGAAAACGCACTAAGAGCAGAACGCGCCAAATCTGAAACCGCATCGGCAATTCATTTTCTCCCGCCTCACGAATCGGGCGCCCCAACGAATGTATTAACATGTTCCGCGCTGACAGGACAGGGGATTTCCGAACTATGGCTCGAAATTTTAAAATATATCGAAATTGTACGTTCGAACGGATATTTCGATATAAACAGAAAAGATCAAGCTAGGCATTGGTTATATGAGTCGGTACAATCCCTTTTGATCGAAGACTTCCGGGAAAAATTAGAATCCGAATTTTTACTTGCGGAGCAGAAAGTCACTCGAGGTGAGGAAAGTTCCCTGAAAGCCGCTCGAAATTTACTGCAACTTTACCGAAAAGGTAAATAG
- a CDS encoding LIC20211 family lipoprotein, producing the protein MPLLFARILIITAFIGILSACATSSAGLSTSTVPMADKKYTVLGPVEGMKYWITFDVAIIGIPLKSPPIDTLLEELQKEKEADALINLRYWTDKYIFLFLTLNRLHISAEAVRFDGVISNPVLQPEPRRKGR; encoded by the coding sequence ATGCCTCTTTTGTTTGCAAGAATCCTAATTATAACTGCTTTTATCGGGATTCTTTCCGCCTGTGCTACTTCAAGTGCTGGGCTTTCAACAAGTACAGTACCGATGGCTGACAAAAAATATACGGTATTAGGTCCTGTAGAAGGCATGAAATATTGGATCACGTTCGACGTCGCTATTATCGGGATTCCATTAAAATCCCCGCCGATCGATACACTCTTGGAAGAACTTCAAAAAGAAAAAGAAGCGGATGCATTGATCAACCTGCGCTACTGGACTGATAAGTACATCTTTCTTTTCTTAACGCTGAATCGTTTGCATATTTCAGCAGAGGCAGTTCGATTTGACGGAGTCATTTCCAACCCCGTTTTGCAACCGGAACCGAGACGGAAAGGACGATAA